DNA sequence from the bacterium genome:
TCCTGTCCGCCTCCCTGTTGCTGAACCCGACGTGGTTGGACCCACTTTCCACCTGGCTGGAGTGCCACACCTGGTAAGGGTCCGCCTCGACGGGCAGGCTCCACCCAAGGGTGACGGCATCGTAGGTCCTGTCGTCCAGCACCTGGGTGAAAAGGGCCCACTCGAGGGGGCGGATCGTCATCTCGATGCCGACCTTGGAAAACTCTTCCTTCAGGACGGTGGAAAGCTGCTCGTGGAACTGGACACCCGAAACGATGGAAAATTCGAAACGGAAAGGGACGCCGTCCTTGTCGCGGACCCCGTCATCGTCAGTGTCCACCCACCCCGCCTCATCCAGCAGGGCCGCGGCGGCCTTCGGGTCATAGGGCCAGGGTTCAATGGCCTTGTCGTAGTCGGGGCCCTCGTAAAAAAAGCTGCCGGTTACGATGTTGCCAAAACCGAAGAGAAGGTTTTCCAGGATCGCTTCCCGGTCCACCAGCATGGTCAGGGCCCGCCTCACCATTCGATCCTCGAAAAACGGCCGCCGGGAATTCCACCCGATGTAGCGGTAGCCGGGCAGGTAGTACTTGTGCTTGTCGAACATCCTCTTGAACTTCCTGGTTTCGGTCTGTCTCACCCACTGGATGGGATTCAGGGCCATGAGATCCATCTCACCGCTTTTGAGAACATTCAGGGCTGCGTTGTCGTCAGTGATGATCTTGAAGACGATCCTGCCCAGGTTGGGCTTTTCTCCCCAGTAGGCATCGTTTTTCTCGAGGACGATCTCCTTGCCGGTGTCCCACTTGACGAACCGGTAGGGACCCGTACCCAGGGGAGCCCGTCCCGTTGGGTGGGTGTTGAAATCACCCTTGGAAAAAAGATGTTTCGGGATGATCGACTGGCCGCCGATCATCTCCAGCGATTTGAAGTACGGTTTTGAAAAGGTGAACCTCACCGTTCTGCCGTCGAGGGCCTCGACCTTGACCAGATCCTTGAAATAGCTTTTCAGGTGGGGACTGTCCACGCCGGGATCCACGATACGGTCGAAGGTGTAGGTAACGTCCCCGGAAGTGAGGGGCTGTCCGTTCTGCCAGGTGACCCCGTCCCGGAGGGTGAACAGGTAGCTCAACCGGTCGGGAGATATCTCGAACGTCTCGGCCAGCAGGGGGACGAGATCCAGAGTCCGGTTGTCCCTTTCAAGGAGGCTCTCGTAAATGTAGCCGTTGACGCTGCCCTCGTAGACGTCGGTGGCCGTCACCGGGTTTAACGTGGCCGGTTCGGCAGACAGGTGTCGAATCAGCCAGTCGCCGGTCTCGGGAGCCGCGGCGTCCCCAGCAGCCCAGGCCCCCGTGGGGATCGCGAGGAAAAGAGCCAGCAGCAGCCCGGCCAGCAAAGAACCTTTCGGAGATGAAAGTCTGTGGGTCCTTGACACAAAGTCCTCCTTGTCACCATAATCAGCTATTGATAGGGTCGCAAAAAGTCCTGGCGGGACTTTTTACGAGGTCATCAACTATTACCTGCCATCCGAAGGGAAAGGACATGTCCCTGCCAGATCGAAAACAAGCGCTCACAAAAGCTCTCCAGGATCCTGAGGAAATGGTCCGCGCAGCGGCCTCCCGGGCCCTGGACCGTGTGGAGGGGCTCGAAAGGCTTGCCGATATCATCGAGACCGCTTCCGGTGGGGAGAAGCCCGGCCGCATCAGGGCCATCCATTTCCTGGGGTTCCTGGGTACCGACGAATCGGTGAATGCCATGCTGAGGCATCTCCAGGACCCTGAACCCGATATCCGTGTCGCCGCTGTGAAGGCAGCCCAGATCAACCTTCCCGGGCGCGCCCTCGTCCCCCTCCTCGGAGCCCTTGAAGATCCGGACATCTCGGTTGTCCAGGTCGTCATCGAGACCCTGTCATACTACCGTGATCCCAAGGTCACCGAGTTCATCCTGCCCTTTTTAAATTTCCAGGA
Encoded proteins:
- a CDS encoding HEAT repeat domain-containing protein, with the protein product MSLPDRKQALTKALQDPEEMVRAAASRALDRVEGLERLADIIETASGGEKPGRIRAIHFLGFLGTDESVNAMLRHLQDPEPDIRVAAVKAAQINLPGRALVPLLGALEDPDISVVQVVIETLSYYRDPKVTEFILPFLNFQDTETAGVAAEGLGRNGDPRAEPYLIKVLAETGDPFLRARVAEALGNLRPAV
- a CDS encoding peptide-binding protein, translated to MSRTHRLSSPKGSLLAGLLLALFLAIPTGAWAAGDAAAPETGDWLIRHLSAEPATLNPVTATDVYEGSVNGYIYESLLERDNRTLDLVPLLAETFEISPDRLSYLFTLRDGVTWQNGQPLTSGDVTYTFDRIVDPGVDSPHLKSYFKDLVKVEALDGRTVRFTFSKPYFKSLEMIGGQSIIPKHLFSKGDFNTHPTGRAPLGTGPYRFVKWDTGKEIVLEKNDAYWGEKPNLGRIVFKIITDDNAALNVLKSGEMDLMALNPIQWVRQTETRKFKRMFDKHKYYLPGYRYIGWNSRRPFFEDRMVRRALTMLVDREAILENLLFGFGNIVTGSFFYEGPDYDKAIEPWPYDPKAAAALLDEAGWVDTDDDGVRDKDGVPFRFEFSIVSGVQFHEQLSTVLKEEFSKVGIEMTIRPLEWALFTQVLDDRTYDAVTLGWSLPVEADPYQVWHSSQVESGSNHVGFSNREADRIIEEARVTFDKEARVKLYRRFHRILHEEQPYTFLFVGESLVAIDRRFENVNIYPLGIDTTEWWVPARNQRFK